In the genome of Microthrixaceae bacterium, one region contains:
- a CDS encoding flippase-like domain-containing protein — MGVVQILALATPLVLVAVAIRWRRPVQTGLGVLAGLVAAATVAGLQSWFDRATPVAVERSLSLRSWVTGSAFPSASYLAALAAGVTVLSPSFSRKWRRFMWLWISGLCLVRVFSAVAVPLNLLTTVAVGVAVGSLVLVLVGSPARRFDLASLVEALTRIGLDVEDLMLDARGSGLSRRLRGTSAGNPVVVEVVGRDERDADLLVRAVQTLRVKGIDEDRPGWSPAATVEHQALCSLLAAGAGVRTPEIIGISETADGDGVIVATDVAGTRLAALDDADLNDQVIAQTWQQLDLLHRRGLTHRRPNLDHFVLDGSGDVYLRGFRAAQVAADSRLIGTDVAELLVAQAARIGVERALDAAMAHVDRAILESALPMVQPLAVSASTRAEVKEHADKSLWDEVRTGLQDRLGLESYELVKLDRVNLGTLVSLFGGTVLVYVLLAFASNWAEIREALGDADWSYLPGLVVLSLIGFVGGVWSLKGAVTVVLPFWETLQVMYAQSFLNRFTPANAGGMALRTRYLQRYGVDVTLSAASIGLTSAASGAMQVVLLVVFATWAGSSTDLGFSLPDSAFIARILLAVLALGGLVYLTPWGRKLLGKGFASIREVGGELLVLARDPLKVVQLFGGALFSKTTTLIAFALSVQAFGVYGIGFAALSLAYMTANTVASMAPTPGGVGAIEAALVAVLTGLGVEAASALSIVLVFRLITYWMPVPVCWFFLGRVRRAGIV, encoded by the coding sequence TTGGGTGTCGTCCAGATCTTGGCTCTGGCCACGCCGCTCGTCCTGGTGGCGGTGGCGATCAGGTGGCGTCGCCCCGTACAGACCGGTCTCGGTGTCTTGGCCGGCCTGGTGGCTGCGGCCACGGTGGCTGGTCTTCAGAGTTGGTTCGACCGGGCTACGCCGGTGGCCGTGGAACGGAGTTTGAGCCTTCGGAGTTGGGTCACCGGCTCGGCCTTCCCGTCAGCGAGCTACCTAGCAGCCCTGGCCGCTGGGGTGACGGTGCTCAGCCCGTCGTTCTCACGGAAGTGGCGCCGGTTCATGTGGCTGTGGATCTCGGGGTTGTGCCTGGTTCGGGTGTTCAGCGCGGTCGCTGTGCCCCTCAACCTGTTGACCACGGTAGCGGTGGGTGTCGCGGTGGGTTCGCTGGTGCTCGTGCTGGTCGGCTCCCCGGCCCGTCGATTCGACCTGGCGTCACTGGTCGAAGCCCTAACGCGCATCGGACTCGACGTGGAGGATTTGATGCTCGATGCCAGGGGAAGCGGCCTCTCCCGGCGCCTGCGAGGCACGTCGGCGGGCAACCCTGTGGTGGTCGAGGTCGTCGGTAGAGACGAACGCGACGCCGACCTGCTGGTGAGAGCGGTGCAGACGCTGAGGGTCAAGGGAATCGACGAGGACCGGCCGGGATGGTCGCCAGCGGCCACCGTGGAGCACCAGGCCCTGTGCAGCCTCCTGGCGGCCGGGGCCGGAGTGAGAACACCGGAGATCATCGGGATCTCCGAGACCGCCGACGGGGACGGCGTGATCGTGGCCACAGACGTGGCCGGGACCAGGCTGGCCGCGCTCGACGACGCCGACCTGAACGACCAGGTGATAGCTCAGACCTGGCAGCAACTCGACCTGCTGCACCGACGAGGATTGACACACCGGAGACCAAACCTCGACCACTTCGTGCTGGACGGTTCAGGCGACGTGTACCTGCGAGGCTTCAGGGCAGCACAGGTGGCCGCGGACAGCCGCCTGATCGGAACCGACGTGGCCGAGTTGTTGGTGGCCCAGGCCGCACGCATCGGTGTCGAGCGGGCCCTCGATGCCGCGATGGCCCACGTCGACCGAGCCATCCTCGAAAGCGCTCTGCCGATGGTGCAGCCGTTGGCGGTGTCAGCCTCGACTCGCGCCGAGGTGAAGGAGCACGCTGACAAATCCCTGTGGGACGAGGTGAGGACCGGGCTCCAGGATCGACTCGGGTTGGAGTCCTACGAACTGGTCAAACTCGACCGCGTCAACCTCGGGACCTTGGTGAGTCTGTTCGGTGGCACCGTGCTCGTTTACGTGCTCCTGGCCTTCGCCTCCAACTGGGCTGAGATCCGAGAGGCACTGGGCGATGCCGATTGGAGCTACCTGCCCGGGCTGGTGGTGTTGTCGCTGATCGGGTTCGTGGGCGGGGTCTGGTCGCTGAAGGGGGCGGTCACGGTGGTGCTTCCGTTCTGGGAGACGCTTCAGGTCATGTACGCCCAGTCGTTCCTGAACCGTTTCACCCCCGCCAACGCCGGAGGCATGGCACTGCGGACCCGCTACCTACAGCGCTATGGCGTCGACGTCACCCTCAGCGCCGCCTCCATCGGGTTGACCAGCGCGGCCAGCGGGGCCATGCAGGTGGTGTTGCTGGTGGTGTTCGCAACCTGGGCCGGATCCTCGACCGACCTTGGTTTCAGCCTCCCCGATTCGGCCTTCATCGCCCGGATCCTGTTGGCGGTGCTCGCCCTGGGTGGACTGGTCTACCTGACGCCGTGGGGCCGCAAGCTGTTGGGCAAGGGCTTCGCGAGCATCCGGGAGGTTGGTGGGGAGCTGTTGGTTCTGGCCCGGGACCCGCTGAAGGTCGTTCAGCTCTTCGGTGGGGCCCTGTTCTCCAAGACGACCACCCTCATCGCCTTTGCCCTTTCGGTTCAGGCCTTCGGCGTCTATGGCATCGGGTTCGCAGCGTTGTCCCTGGCCTACATGACGGCCAACACGGTGGCCTCGATGGCCCCGACGCCGGGTGGGGTGGGTGCCATCGAGGCGGCTCTGGTCGCGGTACTCACCGGGCTAGGTGTGGAGGCGGCCTCGGCCCTGTCGATCGTGCTCGTGTTCCGCCTGATCACCTACTGGATGCCCGTACCGGTGTGCTGGTTCTTCCTCGGTCGGGTCCGTCGGGCCGGCATCGTCTGA
- a CDS encoding PH domain-containing protein, whose product MAWADGDATEGTPSPGLVSTDGSGLDSVQHLSPRVKLFWGVPWLVFALLIAIVTGLVGVAARWGLPGTGGAVVVVLVVLGVPTVLVPRVRYQRWTYRVTADQLEVAHGIWVRRESSVPHFRVQHVDIRQGPLQRLAGVVELRISTASPATDAALPGLEPAHAEVIRTLVLARAGADDAV is encoded by the coding sequence ATGGCTTGGGCTGACGGCGACGCCACCGAGGGCACCCCGTCACCGGGTCTGGTGAGCACGGACGGTTCAGGGCTCGACTCGGTGCAGCACCTGAGTCCCCGGGTGAAGTTGTTCTGGGGAGTTCCGTGGTTGGTGTTCGCCCTGCTGATAGCCATTGTGACGGGCTTGGTCGGTGTCGCCGCTCGATGGGGGCTGCCGGGCACGGGTGGTGCGGTGGTGGTGGTCCTCGTCGTCCTAGGCGTGCCGACCGTGCTGGTGCCGAGGGTTCGTTACCAACGCTGGACGTACCGCGTGACCGCTGACCAACTCGAGGTGGCCCACGGGATATGGGTGCGACGGGAGTCGTCGGTTCCTCATTTTCGGGTCCAGCACGTCGACATCCGACAAGGTCCGCTCCAGCGGCTGGCCGGTGTGGTCGAGCTGCGGATCTCCACGGCATCGCCCGCTACCGACGCGGCCCTTCCCGGCCTGGAGCCGGCTCACGCCGAGGTGATCCGAACGTTGGTGTTGGCCCGGGCGGGGGCCGATGACGCCGTCTGA
- a CDS encoding dCTP deaminase, giving the protein MILSDRSIREALRNGRIEIDPLDESCIQPSSVDLTIDRFFRVFRNHTAGVIDVKENLEDLTELVEIPDDPDRAFMLHPGEFVLGSTAERIKLPSDLVGRLEGKSSLGRLGLLIHSTAGFIDAGWDGHITLELSNIATLPITLYPGMKIGQISFLAMTTAADVPYGSAEVGSKYQGQRGPTPSRYWENFESPA; this is encoded by the coding sequence GTGATCCTCTCCGACCGAAGCATCCGTGAAGCCCTGAGGAACGGCCGCATCGAGATCGATCCCCTCGATGAGTCCTGCATTCAGCCGTCGTCGGTCGATCTCACCATCGATCGGTTCTTCCGTGTGTTCCGCAACCACACCGCGGGTGTCATCGACGTGAAGGAGAACCTCGAGGACCTCACCGAACTGGTCGAGATCCCCGATGACCCCGATCGGGCCTTCATGTTGCACCCCGGAGAGTTCGTGCTGGGTTCCACCGCCGAGCGGATCAAACTGCCCTCGGACCTGGTCGGACGCCTGGAAGGTAAGTCCAGCCTCGGCCGGCTCGGGCTCCTGATCCATTCCACCGCTGGGTTCATCGATGCCGGATGGGACGGGCACATCACCCTCGAGCTCTCCAACATCGCCACTCTGCCCATCACCTTGTACCCGGGCATGAAGATCGGTCAGATCAGCTTCCTGGCCATGACCACTGCCGCCGATGTCCCCTACGGCTCGGCCGAGGTCGGGTCCAAATACCAGGGACAGCGTGGCCCGACGCCGTCGCGGTACTGGGAGAACTTCGAGTCGCCGGCCTGA
- a CDS encoding PH domain-containing protein, with protein MVLALNFKLVGLALMALVAVVFTGFRFLSWSRFSYCVVDGLLRIEHGVLSRHLREVPVTRIQQVDLRRQIRHRVAGVVAVRVDTAGGGSQAEVVLDCLSDEAALALQGELLDPRHRLGPNPDDLIATGSGAEVNPGPPGVGSPWGDQSSQSDGSIGFPGITPPEPGAVLPPVPVRGAGVPGLSAEGGYVPVAGGPSEVLVSLSTRDLVRAGVTGSNLLAGLSVVGLVFLVLGELPDEVAEQVGGQVVALIGTLIITVLVVAAVIPFFLVAAAGASILRDHGFTLVRYDNDLHVRRGLLEQSEMTLALHRVQAVWITDNPLRRRLGYVSVALQSAGGSNVPSGESSSTLTVPLVRRSELDWLLRAVLPTLSGSPGVVEPDLAPRPHAGMPSPRRPGLDRGSLGADRGPAAVAGVSSSPSQPDQTDSRGDVDVVANGPLDGLPVPLLAAPRSARRRCLVRFGAPAGVFALAMLVLSGAAWGSVGILVVPVAIAVGLARYRALGHAMAAGTVLARTGAVFQRTSVVPVARTQSVRVESSPFQRRLGLATLKVQVAGGGRTVALVDLDRSRCEQLGGHALGSVEARRDEAAARRRASLDARQTLVGIR; from the coding sequence ATGGTGCTGGCACTCAACTTCAAGCTGGTGGGACTGGCCCTGATGGCGTTGGTGGCCGTGGTCTTCACCGGTTTCCGCTTCCTTTCGTGGTCGAGGTTCTCCTACTGCGTGGTCGACGGCCTGCTGCGAATCGAGCACGGCGTGCTGAGCCGTCACCTGCGGGAGGTCCCGGTCACCCGGATCCAGCAGGTGGATCTGCGCCGCCAGATCCGACACCGGGTGGCTGGAGTGGTAGCCGTGCGTGTCGACACGGCCGGGGGCGGGAGCCAGGCCGAGGTGGTACTCGACTGCCTGTCCGATGAGGCCGCGCTGGCCCTCCAAGGAGAGCTGCTGGACCCGCGCCATCGGCTGGGGCCAAACCCCGACGATCTGATCGCGACCGGCAGTGGCGCGGAGGTGAACCCCGGTCCGCCTGGAGTCGGCTCGCCTTGGGGGGACCAGAGCTCCCAGAGTGATGGATCGATCGGCTTCCCCGGGATCACGCCGCCGGAGCCAGGCGCGGTGCTGCCCCCTGTGCCGGTCCGTGGGGCGGGCGTCCCGGGTCTGTCCGCGGAAGGCGGTTACGTTCCCGTCGCCGGTGGTCCGAGTGAGGTTCTGGTCTCGCTGTCCACCAGAGACCTGGTCAGGGCGGGTGTCACCGGGTCCAACCTCTTGGCCGGGCTATCGGTCGTAGGTCTGGTGTTCCTGGTTCTGGGTGAGCTTCCCGATGAGGTGGCGGAACAGGTCGGCGGTCAGGTGGTGGCTCTCATCGGCACCTTGATCATCACGGTGCTGGTGGTGGCCGCCGTCATCCCGTTCTTCTTGGTGGCCGCGGCGGGCGCCTCCATCCTGCGAGATCACGGCTTCACCCTGGTCCGCTACGACAACGACCTTCATGTGCGCCGGGGCCTGCTGGAGCAGAGCGAGATGACCCTTGCTCTCCACCGGGTACAGGCGGTCTGGATCACCGACAACCCCCTTAGGCGCCGGCTGGGCTACGTGTCGGTGGCCCTTCAGAGCGCGGGCGGCTCGAACGTTCCGTCTGGCGAGAGCAGCTCGACCCTGACTGTTCCCCTGGTGCGTCGATCGGAGTTGGACTGGCTGCTCCGGGCGGTCCTGCCGACGTTGAGCGGCTCTCCTGGCGTGGTCGAACCGGACCTGGCGCCACGGCCGCACGCCGGGATGCCATCTCCACGTCGTCCTGGTCTGGACCGGGGAAGCCTCGGTGCCGACCGTGGGCCGGCTGCGGTTGCCGGTGTCAGCTCGAGCCCGAGTCAACCTGATCAGACGGATAGCCGGGGTGACGTTGACGTCGTCGCCAACGGTCCTCTCGATGGTCTGCCGGTACCCCTGTTGGCTGCACCCCGATCGGCTCGCCGACGTTGCCTGGTCCGCTTCGGGGCACCGGCTGGGGTCTTCGCTCTGGCCATGCTGGTCTTGAGCGGGGCGGCCTGGGGTTCGGTGGGGATCCTCGTGGTGCCGGTGGCGATTGCGGTGGGTCTGGCGCGCTATCGGGCCCTCGGCCACGCCATGGCCGCGGGCACCGTGCTCGCTCGAACAGGTGCGGTGTTTCAACGAACCTCGGTGGTCCCGGTGGCTCGTACCCAGAGCGTCAGGGTCGAGTCGTCTCCTTTCCAACGTCGTCTCGGCCTGGCCACTCTCAAGGTTCAGGTTGCCGGTGGGGGACGGACCGTAGCCCTGGTCGACCTGGACCGGAGCCGCTGTGAACAGTTGGGCGGTCATGCTCTTGGCTCGGTCGAAGCCCGACGAGACGAGGCGGCCGCTAGACGCCGAGCTTCGCTCGACGCGCGCCAGACCCTGGTGGGCATCCGGTAG